A genomic region of Rhodohalobacter sp. SW132 contains the following coding sequences:
- a CDS encoding transposase → MSLLYNFPFEANEIYHVYNKAVGKEKLFYGEDNYRFFLQKFSQYLSDSAHVYTYCLIPNHFHFLIRVAPTSSPNLISEKFRRFLISYSKSINKQQERSGSLFNKHLKRVKIDHMEQLIWIVYYIHRNPLHHGITKDFKTYKWSSFKALVSNKYTELKRQELYEWFDGKKHFLQFHEENQVLDLERFSHLFLE, encoded by the coding sequence ATGAGTCTACTCTACAACTTCCCATTTGAAGCAAATGAGATCTACCATGTTTACAACAAAGCCGTAGGAAAGGAAAAACTCTTTTACGGTGAAGACAACTATAGATTTTTTCTTCAAAAATTTAGTCAATATTTATCTGACTCTGCTCACGTCTACACATACTGCTTGATACCCAATCATTTCCACTTTTTGATTCGGGTTGCTCCAACCTCGTCGCCAAATTTAATTTCAGAAAAATTCAGAAGATTTCTGATTTCCTATTCAAAATCCATAAATAAACAGCAAGAAAGAAGTGGTTCACTTTTCAATAAACACTTAAAGCGGGTGAAGATTGACCATATGGAGCAGTTAATTTGGATCGTTTATTATATTCATAGAAATCCATTGCACCACGGAATCACAAAAGATTTTAAAACATATAAATGGAGCTCTTTCAAAGCATTAGTATCTAACAAATACACTGAACTCAAAAGACAGGAACTCTACGAGTGGTTTGATGGGAAAAAGCATTTCTTACAATTTCATGAGGAAAATCAAGTGCTTGATTTGGAGCGTTTCAGTCATCTATTCCTTGAATAA